Within the Bacillota bacterium genome, the region ATTATGTTCCCGTGGAAGAACTTAATCGATAGTGAAGTCATAAGGGGGATAAATAAGAAATGTTTAAAAAGATCAGTATCTTGTTACTGGTGTCAGCGGTACTGGCGGTAACGGTTATGGGGTGCAGCGGAGGTAGTGAGAAACCGGCTGCTGAGGGAGAAAAGACTTTTACCATCGGGATTAACAATTTTGGTCAAGCTAACTTCTTTGCCCGTATCGGCCGCGAAGCTTTAATGGACCAGATCGAGAAAAACGGCGGTAAAGTTATTTCCACAGTTAATGCCGATGTTCCCGGTAGAGTTGCCTCCATTGAAAACATGATAGCCCAAGGCGTTGACGCAATAATTATCCAAGAAGGCGATATCGGTGAACTATCTTCTGCCTGCCTTGAGGCCAAGAAAAAGGGTATCATAATTGCATCCATGGACTCCGGTGATCAAGACTTTGTTGACGTGTTTGTTGAGTCCGACAATACCGAACTGGGTACCAAATCAGCTGAGTGCCTAATGGAGCATATCGGCGGCAAAGGGAATATTGTCGAGATTATCAATGATGCCGGTGCCATGATTAGAACTCGTAAAGATGCAATGCACAAAGTGGTAGAGAAACATCCGGATGTTAAAATCAAATCAAGTTTTGTTTATGCCTGGCCTGACTTTTTCCCTGATGGAAAGGCAAAAATGGAGGCCGTATTGCAGGCTAATCCCAACCCCGGTGATATTGTAGGTGTGTTTGCTACGTTCGACGGAGTCGGTGTAGCTGCCGCTCAAGCAATCCGGGAAGCAGGATTACAGGATCATATAGCAGTAGTCGGCGTTGACGGCGATCCGGAAGCGTACAAAGAAATGAAAAGAGAGGACAGTCCCTTCATTGCGACCATGGCTCAGGACCCC harbors:
- a CDS encoding sugar ABC transporter substrate-binding protein — protein: MFKKISILLLVSAVLAVTVMGCSGGSEKPAAEGEKTFTIGINNFGQANFFARIGREALMDQIEKNGGKVISTVNADVPGRVASIENMIAQGVDAIIIQEGDIGELSSACLEAKKKGIIIASMDSGDQDFVDVFVESDNTELGTKSAECLMEHIGGKGNIVEIINDAGAMIRTRKDAMHKVVEKHPDVKIKSSFVYAWPDFFPDGKAKMEAVLQANPNPGDIVGVFATFDGVGVAAAQAIREAGLQDHIAVVGVDGDPEAYKEMKREDSPFIATMAQDPDTMARTCVDKVFDLLNGKKLEERHIYIPGMLITKDNIPEEN